One Candidatus Dormiibacterota bacterium genomic window, ACCCGGGTCCGTGCCATGATCGGATCACCGGCGGTGCGGGAGCTCCACGCGACTGCGATCGGCCTGGCCCCGGTGCTGGGGAGCCGTCATGGCCATCCTCATGTGCCGCCCCGACCACTACGGGGTCGAGTACGAGATCAATCCGTGGATGCACGTCACCACCGAGGTCGACGGCGGCATCGCGCTCGCCCAGTGGGGAGCGCTGCACAATGCCTACCAGCTGCTCGGCGAGCGGGTCGAGCTGGTCGACCAGCAGCCCGGGCTGCCCGACATGGTCTTCACCGCCAACGCGGCGGTGGTGCGCGGCCGCGACGCCGTGCTGAGCCGCTTCCGCCACCCCGAGCGCCAGGGCGAGGAGCCGTTCTGGCGGCGCGCCCTCGAGGATCTCGGGATCACCGTCCACCGCGTGCCCGACGAGGTGTCCTTCGAGGGGGCTGGCGACGCCCTGTTCGTCGGCGAGCGGCTCTTCTGCGGCCACGGCTTCCGCACCGAGATCGCGTCCCACGCGCTGGTGTCCGGGCTGCTCGACGTCGAGGTGGTGTCGCTGCGCCTCGTCGACCCGCGCTTCTATCACCTCGACACCTGCTTCTGCCCGCTCAACGACCGAACCGTCCTGTTCGCTCCGGCCGCGTTCGACACCGCCTCGCAGCAGCTGGTGCGCCGGCTGGTGCCCCACGTCATCGAGGTGCCCGTGGAGGTGGCCACCGGCTTCGCCTGCAACGCCATCAGCATCGGCGACCGGGTGATCTCCTCGCTCGCCGCCGAGCGGCTCGAGGCGCCGCTCCACGACGCCGGGTTCGACACCCTCGCACTGCCAATGTCGGAGTTCCTGAAGTCGGGCGGCGGGGTCCGCTGCCTCTCGCTTCCCCTGGACCTCACCGGGCTCGACCGGGCGGCCTGATCGGCCGGGTTCAGCCGCCGGGGCGTCGCCGCCGGGGCCGCGCCGCCACCGGCGGCGGCTCGGCCGACTCGGCGTCCGCCGCCGAGCCCATCCGCTGGATCACCTCCGCGGTGGTCACCGTGGCCTCGCGCATCACCGCCGAGACCATGTCACCGATGGCCCGGAGCTGCCGGCCCACCGCCGCGGTGCGCTCCTGCAGCGCCAGCAGCTGGGCCATCAGCTCGGGATCGGTCTCCGGCGCATTGCGCCGGCCGGCGCCGTTCTCGGGGCGCGCCTTGGTCCGCGCCGCCTTGGGAGGCTTGCGCGTCGTCGATCCGGCCTTGGAGGCCTTCTTCTTTCCCATGTCCCGAGACAGTATCCCCTGGGCGGTATTCCCTGTCACTCCTGGCGCATCAGCGACGTGATCACGCTCCGGTAGCGGAGGGTGTCGGAGTAGAGGCCGTGACGCGCGATGCTGGCGTCGCCCTGGTAGTAGGCGGCGAGCGCGGCCTGGGCGTCCCCGCCGTGGATGCCGAGGAGGTGGCGGAGCAGCATGCAGCCGGCGATCACGTTGTCCTCGGCGACGTTGAGGTCGAGGGGCCGGGGGGAGAGGTAGCGGGAGATCCAGTCGCCGGTGTACGGCTCCACCTGCATGATCCCGATCGCGCCGGTGGGGGAGACCGCGTTCTGCTGCCAGCCGCTCTCCATCCAGGCCACCGCGCGCACCAGCTTCGGGTCGACGCCCTGCTGGCCGCCGATCCGGGTGAGGAGCGCGTTCATCCGCCCCAGCCGGCCGGGGATCTTCAGGGTGGTGCCGTAGCGCAGCGGGGCCTGGATGCCCACCCCGTTGGTGCGCGCGAGGGTGACGAGGTCGACGCCGTACCGCCGGGCGATGGCGGCGAGGTGGTCGCCCCGCTGGACGGTGTAGGGCTCGACGTCCGGCGTCCCCGCGGTGTAGCCGGGCAGCCCCGCCGCGGTGTCGGGGATGGACAGCAGCTGCCCGATCCGGATCCGGTCGGGGTCGCTGATGTGGTTGGCGGCGGCGAGCGCAGAGACCGTGGTGCCGTGCTGGGCGGCGATCGCCGACAGCGTGTCCCCGGGCCGGACGATGTAGCCGGCGGCGGCGACGGTGGGGGCCGCGGCCGCGGTGGCGCCGAGCGCGGCGGCGGCGAGACGGGAACGCGAACTCATGCGGGGCTCCTGGCGTGGGCGTGGGGTGGAACGATGGAACCGCACCGCCGAACGGGTGGACTCGCAGGGTAGGGACGCCGCCCGAGCGCGTCAAGGACCGCGGCTGCGGTTGTTGCCAGAACGCGACGGTTCCCCGGCGCCGGGCACCCGATGGTACGCTCGCCGGGTGACCACCCCGCCCCGGCGTGTCAGCGTCCCGGCCGGCCTCCTCGCGGGGCTCTGCGGGGCCGTCCTCGGGCTGCTGACCTTCGCCACCGCGGCCGCCCTCTGGCGCGCCGGGCACAGCCAGGCGGCGGCAACCCTCGCCGAGACCATGTTCGTCACCGCGCTCGCCTCGGTGGCCGCGGTCGCCCTGCTCGCCCAGCCCGCCCGCCAGCGGCGCGCCCGGGTCCCGGTGGGACGTCCCCTGCCGCGCACCTGGTGGCCGCCGGCCGACGACCCCCTGCCCGCGCTTGCCGTGTGCCTGGGAGCGCCCGTCGCCATGGGCGCGATCGCCGCGGCGCTGCTGTTCCGCTGAGGCCCGGCCGCCGGGCGCACGTTTTCTCCGCGGCGCGAGTTATCTGCCATACGGGCCAACGCGTTTCCCGCACCGCGCCGACTCCTCGGACATCGTGAACAATCGATCCCGCACCCGCTCCACCCCTCCCGTCGATGCCGTCATCTGGGACTACGACGGCACGCTCGTCGACACCCGCGGCGCCGACGAGGCGGCGGTCTCCGAGCTGGTCGCCCACGATCCCGGCGCCGCCGCCGGGGCCGAGCTCTTCTGGGCCGCCGAGGGGCGTCCGATCCTGGAGCGGCTGGAGCTGGCCTGGCCGGGACGGGCCGACGAGGTCCTGCCCCTCTTCGACCGGCGGGTCACGCCGGTCACGTTCCGAGGCATCCCCCGGGTGCTCGGCGCCCTGAGCCGGCGCCGGCTCCACCTCGCCGTGGTCTCCTCCCGCCGCCTCGAGCCGCTGGAGTGGGGGCTTGCGGCCTGCGGGCTGCGCGGTCATTTCGAGACCGTGGTCGGCCTCGACTGCGTCAGCCGCCCCAAGCCCGACCCGGAGGGGCTGCTGCTCGCCTGCAGCCGGCTCGGGGTGCGCCCCACCCGGGCGGTCTACATCGGCGACCGCGACGTCGACGTCGACGCCGGCCGCCATTGCGGGATGACCGTCTGGCGGGCCACCTGGGCGCTGCCCCCGGCCGAGGGCGCCACCTCCCCCAATCCCCGCGAGCTCGCCGCGCCGTCCGAGGTGCTGCACCGTCTCCACGGGGGGATGGCGGAGACCGGCTAGGCTCTCGGTCCACCGCGGATGAGCCGCCGCACCGCGTCCACGGCGACCTCCACCAGGGCGTCGATGGGGAGGCGGGTGGGGTCGGGCATGGCGTCGACGGTGGGGGCGGCGTTGACCACGGCGAGGGCGGCGCCGGCGCGGACGCGGCGCACCGCGGCGACGGTGAGGAGGGCGGCGCACTCCATCTCGGAGGCGAGCACGCCGGCGCGCACCCACGCCTCCCACCGGGCCCGCAGCTCGGCGGCGATCGGCATCCGGTCGGGCTCCATCTCGCCGTAGAACGAGTCCTTCGACTGCACCGTGCCGGTGTGGTGGCGCACCCCGGCGGCGGTGGCGGCGGCGCGCAGCGCGTCCACGATGTCGAGGTGGGCGACCGCCGGCCAGGCCAGCGGGATGTACTGCAGGCTGGTGCCCTCGTCGCGCACCGCCGCCTGGGCGACGATGACGTCGCCGAGGCGCAGCCCCGGCTGCATCGCGCCGCAGGAGCCGACCCGGATCAGGGTGTGGGCGCCGAGGTTGCACAGCTCCTCGACCGCGATCGCCGTCGAGGGGCCGCCGA contains:
- a CDS encoding arginine deiminase-related protein, which encodes MAILMCRPDHYGVEYEINPWMHVTTEVDGGIALAQWGALHNAYQLLGERVELVDQQPGLPDMVFTANAAVVRGRDAVLSRFRHPERQGEEPFWRRALEDLGITVHRVPDEVSFEGAGDALFVGERLFCGHGFRTEIASHALVSGLLDVEVVSLRLVDPRFYHLDTCFCPLNDRTVLFAPAAFDTASQQLVRRLVPHVIEVPVEVATGFACNAISIGDRVISSLAAERLEAPLHDAGFDTLALPMSEFLKSGGGVRCLSLPLDLTGLDRAA
- a CDS encoding LysM peptidoglycan-binding domain-containing protein, translating into MSSRSRLAAAALGATAAAAPTVAAAGYIVRPGDTLSAIAAQHGTTVSALAAANHISDPDRIRIGQLLSIPDTAAGLPGYTAGTPDVEPYTVQRGDHLAAIARRYGVDLVTLARTNGVGIQAPLRYGTTLKIPGRLGRMNALLTRIGGQQGVDPKLVRAVAWMESGWQQNAVSPTGAIGIMQVEPYTGDWISRYLSPRPLDLNVAEDNVIAGCMLLRHLLGIHGGDAQAALAAYYQGDASIARHGLYSDTLRYRSVITSLMRQE
- a CDS encoding HAD-IA family hydrolase; protein product: MNNRSRTRSTPPVDAVIWDYDGTLVDTRGADEAAVSELVAHDPGAAAGAELFWAAEGRPILERLELAWPGRADEVLPLFDRRVTPVTFRGIPRVLGALSRRRLHLAVVSSRRLEPLEWGLAACGLRGHFETVVGLDCVSRPKPDPEGLLLACSRLGVRPTRAVYIGDRDVDVDAGRHCGMTVWRATWALPPAEGATSPNPRELAAPSEVLHRLHGGMAETG
- the udp gene encoding uridine phosphorylase, which encodes MSDPAGRQYHLACGPGDVGGHVLLPGDPGRCERIAAHLDGAALVAANREYTTWTGTLEGEAVSVTSTGIGGPSTAIAVEELCNLGAHTLIRVGSCGAMQPGLRLGDVIVAQAAVRDEGTSLQYIPLAWPAVAHLDIVDALRAAATAAGVRHHTGTVQSKDSFYGEMEPDRMPIAAELRARWEAWVRAGVLASEMECAALLTVAAVRRVRAGAALAVVNAAPTVDAMPDPTRLPIDALVEVAVDAVRRLIRGGPRA